GCTCGTGGTGTTAAGGTTTGTTTATTGAGATTGAGTGAGTTTCCTGTCATACATTTTTGTCTATCTATATTTTTTGTGTGCATATTTTCAGATCAAGGCCTCTCAAGTATGAAGACCCATTCAATAATCCCATGGTCAAGGTTGGCAAAAGCAACTCGACTGTTGAGATGTGCGGAAAGGTTTACCGCTTAGCCCCGGTTACGCTTACTCAAGAGCAACAGACCATTCACCAGAAAAGGAGATCACGCGCCTACCAGTGGAAGCGACCCACAATGTTCCTTAAAGAAGGAGATGTGGTTCCTCCAGATGTTGATCCCGATACAATCAGGTGGATTCCTGCAAATCATCCCTTCGCAACCACCGCTACTGATCTTGATGAGGACTTGGCACAGAACAATGTGCGTCAAAAGGATGGAGTTCCTTTCCGCATTCAAGCCGAGCATGAAGCCCTGCAGAGAAAGCTGGAAGCCCTTCAAAATGTAAGCCTtagctaaataaggaaattcACATTCCTGTGCTTGATATAGTTTTATAATTTGTTGTGTAAATGCTGAGCACAGTATTTGCCTAATTCCTAAAGCTTTGAGCTGAAGTGCTTTTGCCTACTTTGGTGCATCACTGAAAccttttaatattttatctaTTCTGCAGGACCCGAAACTCAATAAACTGGTGATAGATCCTACCAATTCTAAAGAATTTGAAAGACCATTAAACTCCAATGCCAGATTAAATGATCATGCTGAGAAGAGCTCTGTAAACAATCAGGTGAGTGATTCTCACTCTCCTAAATCAGATAGCGGCTCAAATCACTTGGAAAGTGCATCACCATCCGAAGAATATCAGAGTTCTTAGTACACAGCTTTTGCATGTATAGTTCCAAGTTAAAAGGGTTCATAGGCACGCTATAAATTTCTGAGAACTCTGAAAAATATGGATTTGAAGTTGCCACAAATTTTTGTACTATGGAGAAACTGTCTATTTGTATAGGCGAGGACTGTAAATAGAATTTCATTGTTGCTTATTGTTAAGTTGTGCTGTTACTCAAATTTCACAATCTATGATAAgagtttttcttatttttagaGTTTACACTTATTccggccccaaacccaactcattcataatgcaatatggtttTCCATGAAAAACATTTGGACTTTTTGGTTCTGCGACCTGATTATTAGCTAACacttaagtgcatgtttgaaagcTATCGAAAACCATGGTGAAGTTAAAATCATGGTGGACAAAAGCAAAATCTAAAAGAAGTTGCTTTTGTTGATCATAATTTGACTTTACCGTGGTTTTTGGACGAATTTTCAAAGATGTACTTTGCTGAGAAGACAATGAAGAGGAATGAAAACACTGTTTTTATTGGTGTGTGTTGATGCGCAATTATCGGATAGAATAAGAAATTGTGTTAAATCTAAAAAGGAGTCATcattatataaaacaaaatcagcTTAGCATTGATATTGACATTCACTAGATAGAAATCACAGCATATTCCGTTTAAAGTAAAGAAAATTTATTGTCGACACCTAATTTGTGAATGTGGCCTTTTTGCAGTTAGTAATACACtaaaaataagaataataaATTAAGCATGAAAATACCCTAAACTTTTGGAAGCTGTGATAAATTAGTAAAAGTGGAATTGAAGTTGCACTTGCTCTTTTGCTGATACGGATCATAAGTGGAAACAAACAAGAAATGTTGTAAAACCGGTagtcagaaaaagaagaagaaaatctaGGTTTggccaaaaagaagaagaaaagccaGGAGTTCGGACCAaaagaaaagcaaaaattcaccaaaaaaataaagagaaaagcaaaTACAAGGAATTGAGTTTGTCGTTAGAGGCAAGTAGCTCCATCTAAATTGATAATGAAGTATGTTGCATGTGTTCATTGGCCAGTGCCTAGTGGCCACTAGGACAACAGTGCCCCTTATATATTAAAGGTCACTTGATTTGATACAAAATCTCCTTAGGAAAATGACGATTTTGTGTTCGATAAAGGGAAAACGATAAGATTAAGTAAAGAGacagaaagagaaaaacatgataAATAATATGATGGAAACAATTAACATGACAGTGCCCCTTATATATTAAACGTAATAACATATAGCAGTAGTTGCTATTCACTTTTTGTGGCCCCAATTTACCTTGTTATGAGATAGATTGTGAAGTACGATTAAGAAACTCTGTAAAatagttaaatttgaataaagATCTATTTAAATtacttaaaataataaaaataatgataTCATGAGAAATTATGAAAAAAGTTTTAGAGTAACTCAGATCAATTGAATCTGAAATTTTACTAGTATTGGTGAAAGAGTATGAGTAAAATAACTCGTCTCCTTACCACATCAATGAATAAATGTTGGAGCATGATGGTCTGGCACCAGGCTTGTGTAGCGCCAACAAAACGCAATCTTTCTCACTCGAAgtaaaaaagaaggaaaaattaGACTAACTCCTACATTTCTGAGAATTTTTTTATCGCAATTTCAATTCGGGTATGGTTAAGCTAAATAGTCTCCTCAAGTGTACAGTTCAATAAAAGATTGAATTTTCAGCATAGGGTCTCTGGGATTATATGCACCACCGTGCGGAGTGCGCCTCTCTTAATAACGTCCATAACAAGCCAAGCTCTGAATGCTCATCAGACTTGCATCAACGTCTATTTATCACGCACCTTCAATCAAAAATCCTAATTTCCagattcaaaattcaaaatttttatATGAAAGAATAATACTTGAGCTAGAATATATCCCCCTCCAAACAAACTTATGACACGCAAAATCTATAAAATACTTGAGATGGTGGCTTTAGCAACTAAAATTACATGGGTATATAACGGATTCTGTCACTCATTCTTGGCAGAAGCAGCCTGTTTTGCACCAACAGCAAAGAATTCAGTGATGACTTCAAGGGGCATGCCTTTTGTTTCAGGAACCTTCAGATACACAAATACCCAGGATATGCAACACACAATGGCATAAAGGCCGAAGACACCGGCGAGTCCCATAGAGCTGAGCATCACGGGCAGCGTGTATGTGACAATGATGTCTCCAATCCAGAACACTAAGGCGCAGATAGCAATGCAGAGGCCACGCACCCTAGTGGGAAAAATCTCTGAGCAAAGGATGTTTGGAATTGGTCCATATGCCATCACAAAGAAGCAGAAATAAACCACAACGCATACAGTTGAGATTATTGCATGAGCAACAGTGCCAAAGTCTACTACGTTTCCAATGATCAAAAGAATAAGTGACACTATCAGCACTGGGATTGTAGTAAGTAGTAATGTCCTGCAAATGACGGAAGTTTATTATTGATATTATATCAAAATGAACATAAGTAATCACGACAAAATGTAGCTTAAAAAACAAACAATCTGCAACATGGTTCAGAGTTTGTTCATCTTTACACTCTGGATTGCCATCTGGAAAACACTAGTGTTCTTAGTAATCTTTGAAGTCACCAAATAAACCATTTTTAAGGTTAAATTTCTGTGCACTCTAGCATTAAACTATCAGAAGTCAGAACACGGATTCTACACGAGTTCTGTTCCCTTGTTTGTTTGCATCAGCTATACTTCTGGCGCACCGaaggaaaatataaaaaagaacaCACTAGAAACAAGGAAAGGTCACAAATTGGTTCCATCAATATGTACAAAGTATTATTCCTAGTACTTATAAGAGAAGGGAGAGGAATTTATTCCAAAAGATGGCTTCTGCCCAGCATATAAGAATTCTACCATACAGCTCTACAAGAGAAAATATGAAAGTATAATAGACATAGCTCATAGGATATACCTCTCAGAGAACAATGAAAATTTATGTTCTTATCCCTATCTATTAAACATATGTCTAATTAAATTGATGACGTATTAATAGAGAGACGTttataatcaattttagaaaatatttgcAAAAGAAGAGATCCTTAAATACAAGCATTCATAGATGAAAGCTGGGATGCATCGAGAAAACTACAGAGAaggtttttttctctctctcaaaaCAAAGAACATACCTTCTGCCGGAGAGGTCCATGAGCCTCATGGCTAAACCTATGCAAGGAAGCATCAACAAGGTTGTTAAAGCACTGATAAGCAATGATGAAGACACTGAGCTAAGGCCTACATCTGCAAGAAGAACTCCAACACCGGCCTCATCAAGGATTTGAGGAGTGTAATATAATACCCCATTTATCCCTGAAAACTGCACAAACATATAGAATTAGGTGTTAGTAATTTGTGCAAGCCTATCTGATGCCATATAATGCTAGACCTAAGTCAACCACGAAAGGTAGCTCAAGTGGTGAGGATTACCCAAGTCATATAACAACTACTTTAACCACATCTCTAGTATATGAGATCTAAACAAAGCAAACTAGGAATTCAGCTCAGAAGAGTAAGGCAAGCATGCTGTTCTCATTGTTTCAGCTAATATATCATTAGCttacattgaatttttttaacttgaGCGCCATTGTTAAAAGTCTTTAGATGCTCTATGTAAGTTACTCGGCAATGGCATGTAGTTACATTGTTACAAAAGAATTAATTTAATCAACTACTAGAACAATAAatagggttttaaattgcgtCGTGGTTATGTTGCGGAATTGCGGAAAAATGCGAGTTGATGCGGCTGCAATTGCAGGCTCAAAAACTCTTGATGTTGCGCCCGCAATTGCGATTGCGGACCGCAATTTAAAGCCATGATAATAAACACTAACAACATAGCATAAGCACAGCAAAGCAAACTCGAAATTCAGCTAGGAAGAGTAAGGTTAAGCACTCTGATCTCATTGTTTCAGCTAATATTTCTTTACATTTGAAATCTTTTAACATGAGCATCATTGTTAAAACTCTTAAGATGCACTTTGTAATTTACTTGGCAATGGCAAGCAATAAAAAATCAGTAATTTAACATTCAAgtactagaaaaaaaaatagggttttaaattgtggtTGTGGTTATGTTGCCAAATTGCGGTAAAATGTGGGTTGGTGTCGCCGCAATTGCGGGCTCAAAAACCCTTGATGTTGCGCGAGTAATAGCGATTGCAGACCGCAATTAAAGCCCTGATAATAAACACTAACAAAATAACATAAGCACATTCCCCTGCCTACATGAGATCTAAACAAAACAAACTAGAAATTCAGCTAGGAAGAGTAAGGATAAGCAAGCTGGTCTCATTGATTCAGCTATCATTacatttgaattttttaacaCGAGCATCATTGTTCAAAATCCTTAGATGCCCTTTGTAAATTACTTGGCAAAGGAAAGCAATTACAAAATCAGTAATTTAACATTCAAGTACTAGAATAATAAatagggttttaaattgcggcgACGGTTATGTTGCGGAATTGCAGATAAATACGGGTTGATGTGGCCGCAGTTGCGGGCTTTAAAACCCTTGATGTTGCAGCCGCAATCCCAATTACAGACCGCAATTTAAAGCCCTGATAATAAACACTGACAGCATGGCATAAGCACTGTCCCCTTTCCTATATGAAATCTCAGCAAAGCAAACTAGAAATTCAGCTAGGACGCGTAAGGTTAAGCATGCTGATATCATGTTTTAGTTAATATATGATTacatttgaattttttaacaTGAGCATCATTGTCAAAACGCTTGAGATGCACTTTGTAAATCACTTGGCAATGGAAAGTAATTACAAAATCAGTAATTTAACATTTAAGTACTAGCACAATAAATAGGGTCTTAAATTGCAGTTGTGGTTATGTTGCGAAATTGCGGCTGCAATTGCAAGGACTCAAAAACCCTTGATGTTGCGGCCGCAATTGCAATTAAAACCCTGATAACAAACACTAACAGCATAAGCACCATTAATATCATAAATACAATCCCTGcctgcccccccccccctcccaaAAAAAGTGGAAGTGAGCATGGTCAAATGACGAAAGGGGTAATAAACTAAATACCACCTTTTGTACCATTATAATAAACAAGGCTGAGGTAGAAGATAATTATGAATAGTAACTACACATTACCTGCTGAAGTAATTGTATTCCAATCCCAACAATCAATGCATGTTTAACCCCTGGTTCCAGAAGAACTTTCCAAGTAGGTGCCTTTGAAGCAGTCTCAGATGGGTGAACCATTGCAGGCCCAACTGGATgtccaccaacaagatctctGGAGTAAAGGGCAGGTTGGCTCACCAAGGCAGCAGCCTGGACAAATTCGCCTTCACCAGGAATTGATACAATGGATCCACGTCGAGAACCAGGAACTGCCTCCTCATGcaaataaattcttttaaaaCCTGGTTTCTGTTTCCCATCCTCACCTTTATCAGACCATTTCCATGCCAGCTGCCAGCCGCCACCAATACCTGTACTATCAACTGGCTCACCTGACCCTTGCATGAGACTACTGTGACGCCTCATGCTACTCAGGATACTGCCatgggaaggaggaggaggcatGTCTTTTTCAAGGCTTGTCGTTTGACGTGAGATTAAAGGACTGTTCAAATTGTCATCAGAGTCCCCAGCAGCAGCATCTGAATTGTAGTCCTCACCTTCTTCTCTCTGTAGGCTCTCTTCATCCCACTGTTCAGGTTTAATATGAGGTTCGGCTGTGCTGAACATGCTTCCAAAATTTGGAAACAGAGTGCTTCGCATGCTTCCTCCAGTATCAGGGAGCTTCTCATGAACGCTACCAAACAGGGTTACAAGAGGATCCATGAGGGACATGCTTTGATTGGCAAGGCTTCCATGGCGTGACACAAGGCCGATAGAGCTTTGTCCAGTAACAGGTTTTGCTATCCAAGAGAGACCTGCTTGGGATCCGTATAATCGGATTTTATCCTTCTCCGTTGTTTGTTCCTGGCCATCCAACACCTCATCAGCAGGGCCTAGTATGTACTCTTCTATAGATGTATCACCTCCAGTCCCGAGACCTTCAACTAGTAATGCCATCTCACctgtaaaattaataaattcatAAAATGGTGTAGCATGAcaacaaaagaagaaaagagaacaTGTAAGGAAACAAATTACATGCATAAACATCGAAATCACATGAAAGTGTTACACAAGCAAATACAGCACATAATAAAGTCAAATTTCATCATATTTTAGCTAAACATCTTCACTGGTAAAAAACTTCCTACCTATGACGATTAATGTTCTCTGGCATTATAAATATGATGATGAAGATAGTAACAAGCTAAAATATAATACCAGGGAACAACAATGTACTCAGCTATAACAATTGTTACAATAAAGAATAGTAATAGCACTTACAGAGTAAAATACTGGTTGAGAATCATTTATGCAATGGAAAAATTAAGATTGAAAGTCATGGACAGCCTAGTATTTTCAGTGGAGTAAATGAGCGTGTTTGGTTTTGCGGCCGTAAACCCCATAATGACTTCTAGGGAGAAGTCGCAAAGTGTAATTTACGGGGTTACCATGTTTTAGATTGTGTACTCACCGTCAATCCAAACACGCTACATTTACCAATAGAGTCCCCGAAAAGTCAAAAGGTTCCATATTTTGATCACCACGTCAATTGAGGACATAATTTCATGCAACAATTGAACATTTGTCTAAAATAAACTAAACATGAATCCAACTTAACATAAATTCATAAAATGCtttagatatacaaacaacacaTTAATATTACCTGACACATCCTCCCTTCCGCGTAATCTTTGGAGAACCTTTTTAGCCTCCAACATCTTGCCTTTGCTCACCAACCACCGAGGAGACTCCGGCAAGAAAAAGACCGTTAGTACAAAATAGAAGAGTGAAGGAATAGAAAGAACCCCAAGCATTAATCTCCAGCTAGGCGCGGTAGTCAACGACATTCCAAAAACCATACAATAAGATATAAACATGCCTCCTGAACCACTGAACTGAGGAAGTGTATTCAACGATCCCCTTATTTCAGACGGAGCGGTCTCCGATATATAAACCGGGACAAGAGTAACAGCAAGACCAATCCCAAATCCATCCAGCAGCCTTCCTAAGCACAGCACATACACATTAGGGGACCACAACATTACCAAACCACTCAAGAAATACAGCACCGATGAGATTATCAACATCGGTCGGCGACCAAGCCAATCCGAAATAGGGCCAGAGCATGTTGTGATCACCGTTGCTCCAATTAGTGACATGGCCACCACAAGTCCTTCCATAGTTGTTTGCAAAGCAAGGTCCTTCTTAATGTAAAGAACGGAACCTGCAAACATACACACATAAAGAATGAATCTCAATTTTCCAATAACCAACATATCATAGTTCATCGATAATCATCGAGCACATTTGGACTTCTATTGAACTCAATACTGATCCACGTTGAACTCGAAACGTCGCAAATTGTTGGTTTTCCATTTATACTTTGAGATATgcgaaatcatgcaaaaacaaaCATCCACATAATTGTTTGTTATATTTGTGAACAAATTGGTTGCTGAATTGAAGCATATCAGATCAGATTCAGTGGATAGAGTATCAGTCAATCAAAACCGGTTAGGTTAATTATCTACAAATCCGAATTGTTCTGAGCATGGATGATAATTgtatgaaaagaaaaagcatGGAAAAACGAAGAATCTGCATTAGATGAAACGTTATTCAATTTTCACAGAAGGATCCATCCATCCATTCGAAATGGACAGCAACACAAAAAGTAGAGTCATGCAAACCAGGCAGAAGAAGATTCGAGAAGAAGCAAATTGGTTGAGAAAGAGGAGAGTACCGGCGATAGTAGCATTGTCCCATCCTTGGAGAAAGTTTCCGATGGAAGCAGCGATAGCAACGAGAACCGCACCCTTCATTTTTGTGCGTAATCAATCAATCTGTTACAAGAAACAAACAATCAAACAAAAGTGAGTGAGGTTAGAGAGAAGAAGAAACGGGTTCGTTTGTGTTTATCTAAGTAAAAgtgagagtggtggtggtggtagttgaAAGGTTGAGGTTGATGGAAAGTATGTATGTATGTTTAATTGAGTGAATTCAGTGAACTGGGAGTAGGTAAGGTCGATAGATTAAGATAGATGGAAACAAAAAGAAATTCAACAGACACTCTCTGGACACCTAGGGCGGGCCTCCTCCTCTTTCCTCGCCgcagagatagagagagaatcACGTTTCACGCAATCCTTGCCTTTGGGTATTAAATAATCGTCACTCTCTCAACCCAGTCACACACTTTGTAGTTTGTACTCtagctttttatttatttttttaaataaaatatctctttgcttttaaataaataataataaaccgGACAAAAAATAACAGTGAATCTAATGATGGAGGATGAACTGGAGGGATGCAATTGGGCAATTGGGTAAATGATGGATGGAATCTGGTGCGGGTATACGACAATAATAGTTCCAGCCACAGCCAGGTCGATCACTCCAATTTTGCAAAACAAACTAGTCACATACTATAATACTAATAATTACTATATAAATGACAATTAACTAAGGAAGAAAGGACAATCATTATAATAACTTAATTTTACAGCTCCGCAAATGAAGATATTTCCATTTCCATATTCATAAAATACCTGGGACCTAATTAGTATTGCCGTcgtttctttttcttctactAGTCAAAGGTCAAAACCTCACCCACTTCCCACCCTTTTCTGCTTTCTGCATGTTTCCATATTTACCAAAATTGTTTTTCTCACCAATCTATCTCAAGTCTCAACCGATCTCAAACCATAAGACTTATTTTCTCTAGATTGTGAAATCATATTAAGAGACTTAgattttttcaataaatttttcttcATACATATTTGTTATTAATCGAACTTTcaactaaatatttaaaaattcaatTATCTATCAACTATGTTAAACCATGTTGCTAAGTTCCTCTTAGACATTGTTTAATTAATCGCGGTTCCTCATTTCCACACTaagaccatatacaatggtGGTTGAAAAATgatgttgaggattgttgagagagtttaatggttgttgatgattgttgagaggagagagggaagggAGAAATGTTGAGGATTCTCATTTCTCAACAAAGTTGAGAGAAGCTCGGACGCCACGTGGCGCGCCTGCGGTAGGAGAGAGAAGCTGCCTTGATTTCTCTTTTGTGCCACGTGTCCTGATCTGATTGGTTCGTCGGATTTCTTTtacccttatcttttgaactcaattatttcatcaaaaaaaatattttctggaaaaaaaattataccaaaattcatgattttttttctctataaatagatacttggttcgtttgatttggatacagaaaaaaaaaccaagtttttcaccatcttattatctctcaccatcttatttatctatctattagcatttgtttaagaaaaataaataaattatagtctatatttaaaaaaaattaaattgttaagtgtttattgttttaatttaatttaaatcgataattgtaattttatgtaatcataaaaacaaaaatataaaaataaataaaaatgtgaaacaaaaaagtggtagggtagggtgagtggtgagtggtgtGGTAGGCTGTTGAGAGTTAAGTAAAACTATTgaagtgggtaattgttgagagagtgttgaattggagagagaagatgatgtggagtgttgggaagagaaaaagtgaggTAAAGAAGgggtaaacaaaacattttttgttgaACCATTGCTCATAGTCTAAGTTTAACCGTTGTTAAACGATATCTCTGATGTCGGCTAGTTTTATATAACAACTCAATATTTATCGTACTCATGTAGTAATGTAGTATGTGCTTTGCTTATTCAATTATTGATACATGCTCCATGAAATGTAAGTTTATTTTAGCCCGAAGTAAACATATACTTTTACTTCTGTTCATCATATTTTAGCTAGCTTCGGTGtagcttttaaaaaaaatctaaacattCAGTAAGTTGACTCGATTTTAGTATCtgacattaaaaaaatattttacaccTCGCGTGCACTTGATTTTTCTCTCAACTTGTTTACTATCACGTCATGTTATAAATCAAATTTGgattttgattcattcacacgtCATTTTTCTCATTTATCTCTTAATAGAAGTTTGTTTACACTTTATGTTCACTTTCACCATGTGTGATTAGGAAGAA
This is a stretch of genomic DNA from Lotus japonicus ecotype B-129 chromosome 1, LjGifu_v1.2. It encodes these proteins:
- the LOC130729173 gene encoding monosaccharide-sensing protein 2, whose product is MKGAVLVAIAASIGNFLQGWDNATIAGSVLYIKKDLALQTTMEGLVVAMSLIGATVITTCSGPISDWLGRRPMLIISSVLYFLSGLVMLWSPNVYVLCLGRLLDGFGIGLAVTLVPVYISETAPSEIRGSLNTLPQFSGSGGMFISYCMVFGMSLTTAPSWRLMLGVLSIPSLFYFVLTVFFLPESPRWLVSKGKMLEAKKVLQRLRGREDVSGEMALLVEGLGTGGDTSIEEYILGPADEVLDGQEQTTEKDKIRLYGSQAGLSWIAKPVTGQSSIGLVSRHGSLANQSMSLMDPLVTLFGSVHEKLPDTGGSMRSTLFPNFGSMFSTAEPHIKPEQWDEESLQREEGEDYNSDAAAGDSDDNLNSPLISRQTTSLEKDMPPPPSHGSILSSMRRHSSLMQGSGEPVDSTGIGGGWQLAWKWSDKGEDGKQKPGFKRIYLHEEAVPGSRRGSIVSIPGEGEFVQAAALVSQPALYSRDLVGGHPVGPAMVHPSETASKAPTWKVLLEPGVKHALIVGIGIQLLQQFSGINGVLYYTPQILDEAGVGVLLADVGLSSVSSSLLISALTTLLMLPCIGLAMRLMDLSGRRTLLLTTIPVLIVSLILLIIGNVVDFGTVAHAIISTVCVVVYFCFFVMAYGPIPNILCSEIFPTRVRGLCIAICALVFWIGDIIVTYTLPVMLSSMGLAGVFGLYAIVCCISWVFVYLKVPETKGMPLEVITEFFAVGAKQAASAKNE
- the LOC130729172 gene encoding protein MULTIPLE CHLOROPLAST DIVISION SITE 1, which gives rise to MASIWTLHFRSLSLRPCPLISSSSRTSPHRIRIRNGISKWSSVVVTRTQQLKQDSINSITKFHHQLVGSVPIPPFLLNRNAGNNFAIWVCVAVVVLVVAVRVRVMSRKKERPGSVADLVRRGQLRSDRRGISRPLKYEDPFNNPMVKVGKSNSTVEMCGKVYRLAPVTLTQEQQTIHQKRRSRAYQWKRPTMFLKEGDVVPPDVDPDTIRWIPANHPFATTATDLDEDLAQNNVRQKDGVPFRIQAEHEALQRKLEALQNDPKLNKLVIDPTNSKEFERPLNSNARLNDHAEKSSVNNQVSDSHSPKSDSGSNHLESASPSEEYQSS